A genomic region of Polypterus senegalus isolate Bchr_013 chromosome 17, ASM1683550v1, whole genome shotgun sequence contains the following coding sequences:
- the si:ch1073-513e17.1 gene encoding sialin isoform X1 produces MAVQDGQPMNLSDSEDGEWPTEEVQPLLDNKAQTLGGAQHVTNIPLVPLAGSRQCCSARWNLSFLMFLGFGMVYALRVNLSVAMVAMVNGTAPQPVDNSTYLAVCPDHSTDNSSNTSRETLRVQQFQWDSTTQGVILSSFFYGYILTQVPGGYLAGYFGGKLFLGLGVLVTAVLTLLTPLAASLGVPYLVILRALEGFGEGVTYPAMNAMWAKWAPPLERSRLMTFSGTGGSFGSFVALPITGFICHSLGWAYVFYIFGKLFSTGAAGCIWALLWFCLVTDEPLSHPRISKQERDHITSSVGLQGKCHGWTLPFLSMLTSLPLWAIIIAHFCINWSFYTLLTTLPSYMSQVLHFSIKENGFLSAVPYFTSWVMSIICGQLADRMRERRIASTTFVRKMFTVIGSLLPAAFFIATAFIDCDYVAAMVFLTVSSTLIAANSAGFSINHIDIAPRYAGVLLGITNTFGTLPGMIAPTVVGYLTAQNALAGWKIVFYISAAILTFGGVFYTAFGSGEPQVWSKGIPEGKQRDQKSITSPTLINHPVWSPDPDE; encoded by the exons GTGGAGCACAACATGTTACCAACATACCCTTAGTGCCACTGGCAGGCTCCAGGCAGTGCTGCTCAGCCCGCTGGAACTTGTCCTTCTTGATGTTCCTGGGGTTCGGTATGGTTTATGCTCTACGTGTTAACCTTAGTGTGGCAATGGTAGCCATGGTCAATGGTACAGCTCCTCAGCCAGTAGACAACAGCACCTATTTGGCCGTGTGTCCAGATCATTCAACTGACAACAGTAGCAACACCAGCAGGGAAACGCTAAGG GTTCAACAGTTCCAGTGGGATTCAACGACTCAGGGAGTGATTTTGAGTTCATTTTTCTATGGGTACATCCTTACTCAGGTTCCAGGGGGTTACCTAGCAGGCTACTTTGGGGGAAAGCTTTTTCTGGGCCTTGGGGTGCTGGTCACCGCAGTCTTAACATTGCTTACCCCACTAGCAGCCAGTCTAGGGGTACCCTACCTTGTTATCCTAAGGGCCCTAGAGGGCTTTGGAGAG GGTGTGACCTATCCTGCAATGAATGCCATGTGGGCAAAATGGGCTCCTCCTCTTGAGCGCAGCCGGCTGATGACCTTTTCTGGCACAG GTGGTAGCTTTGGGTCATTTGTGGCGCTCCCCATTACCGGATTCATTTGCCATTCCCTTGGCTGGGCTTACGTCTTTTACATCTTTGGTAAACTGTTTTCCACGG GGGCCGCTGGCTGTATCTGGGCGCTGTTGTGGTTCTGTCTGGTCACCGATGAACCTCTCTCTCACCCCAGAATCAGCAAGCAGGAGAGAGATCACATCACCAGTTCAGTTGGTTTACAG GGTAAGTGCCATGGATGGACTCTCCCGTTTCTATCGATGCTCACTTCTCTCCCACTCTGGGCCATCATCATTGCTCATTTTTGCATCAACTGGTCTTTCTACACTCTACTGACGACATTGCCATCCTATATGTCCCAAGTGCTACACTTCAGCATCAAAGAA aatggaTTCCTCTCTGCAGTGCCTTATTTCACTTCTTGGGTCATGTctatcatttgtggtcagctggCTGATCGCATGCGGGAGCGGCGTATTGCCAGCACGACATTTGTACGCAAGATGTTTACAGTCATAG GGTCATTGCTACCCGCAGCCTTCTTCATTGCAACAGCATTTATTGACTGTGATTATGTAGCAGCAATGGTGTTCCTCACTGTGTCTTCCACTCTGATTGCCGCTAACTCAGCTGGATTTAGCATCAATCACATCGATATTGCACCAAG GTATGCCGGTGTGCTGCTGGGCATCACTAACACATTTGGGACACTGCCTGGGATGATCGCACCCACAGTAGTGGGGTACCTCACTGCTCAG AATGCTTTGGCTGGGTGGAAAATAGTGTTCTACATTTCAGCAGCTATACTGACATTTGGTGGAGTATTTTATACGGCCTTTGGTAGTGGTGAACCTCAAGTCTGGTCTAAGGGCATTCCAGAGGGAAAACAGAGAGACCAGAAGAGCATTACATCACCCACGCTTATAAACCATCCTGTCTGGTCACCAGATCCCGATGAATAG
- the si:ch1073-513e17.1 gene encoding sialin isoform X2, with translation MAVQDGQPMNLSDSEDGEWPTEEVQPLLDNKAQTLGGAQHVTNIPLVPLAGSRQCCSARWNLSFLMFLGFGMVYALRVNLSVAMVAMVNGTAPQPVDNSTYLAVCPDHSTDNSSNTSRETLRVQQFQWDSTTQGVILSSFFYGYILTQVPGGYLAGYFGGKLFLGLGVLVTAVLTLLTPLAASLGVPYLVILRALEGFGEGVTYPAMNAMWAKWAPPLERSRLMTFSGTGGSFGSFVALPITGFICHSLGWAYVFYIFGAAGCIWALLWFCLVTDEPLSHPRISKQERDHITSSVGLQGKCHGWTLPFLSMLTSLPLWAIIIAHFCINWSFYTLLTTLPSYMSQVLHFSIKENGFLSAVPYFTSWVMSIICGQLADRMRERRIASTTFVRKMFTVIGSLLPAAFFIATAFIDCDYVAAMVFLTVSSTLIAANSAGFSINHIDIAPRYAGVLLGITNTFGTLPGMIAPTVVGYLTAQNALAGWKIVFYISAAILTFGGVFYTAFGSGEPQVWSKGIPEGKQRDQKSITSPTLINHPVWSPDPDE, from the exons GTGGAGCACAACATGTTACCAACATACCCTTAGTGCCACTGGCAGGCTCCAGGCAGTGCTGCTCAGCCCGCTGGAACTTGTCCTTCTTGATGTTCCTGGGGTTCGGTATGGTTTATGCTCTACGTGTTAACCTTAGTGTGGCAATGGTAGCCATGGTCAATGGTACAGCTCCTCAGCCAGTAGACAACAGCACCTATTTGGCCGTGTGTCCAGATCATTCAACTGACAACAGTAGCAACACCAGCAGGGAAACGCTAAGG GTTCAACAGTTCCAGTGGGATTCAACGACTCAGGGAGTGATTTTGAGTTCATTTTTCTATGGGTACATCCTTACTCAGGTTCCAGGGGGTTACCTAGCAGGCTACTTTGGGGGAAAGCTTTTTCTGGGCCTTGGGGTGCTGGTCACCGCAGTCTTAACATTGCTTACCCCACTAGCAGCCAGTCTAGGGGTACCCTACCTTGTTATCCTAAGGGCCCTAGAGGGCTTTGGAGAG GGTGTGACCTATCCTGCAATGAATGCCATGTGGGCAAAATGGGCTCCTCCTCTTGAGCGCAGCCGGCTGATGACCTTTTCTGGCACAG GTGGTAGCTTTGGGTCATTTGTGGCGCTCCCCATTACCGGATTCATTTGCCATTCCCTTGGCTGGGCTTACGTCTTTTACATCTTTG GGGCCGCTGGCTGTATCTGGGCGCTGTTGTGGTTCTGTCTGGTCACCGATGAACCTCTCTCTCACCCCAGAATCAGCAAGCAGGAGAGAGATCACATCACCAGTTCAGTTGGTTTACAG GGTAAGTGCCATGGATGGACTCTCCCGTTTCTATCGATGCTCACTTCTCTCCCACTCTGGGCCATCATCATTGCTCATTTTTGCATCAACTGGTCTTTCTACACTCTACTGACGACATTGCCATCCTATATGTCCCAAGTGCTACACTTCAGCATCAAAGAA aatggaTTCCTCTCTGCAGTGCCTTATTTCACTTCTTGGGTCATGTctatcatttgtggtcagctggCTGATCGCATGCGGGAGCGGCGTATTGCCAGCACGACATTTGTACGCAAGATGTTTACAGTCATAG GGTCATTGCTACCCGCAGCCTTCTTCATTGCAACAGCATTTATTGACTGTGATTATGTAGCAGCAATGGTGTTCCTCACTGTGTCTTCCACTCTGATTGCCGCTAACTCAGCTGGATTTAGCATCAATCACATCGATATTGCACCAAG GTATGCCGGTGTGCTGCTGGGCATCACTAACACATTTGGGACACTGCCTGGGATGATCGCACCCACAGTAGTGGGGTACCTCACTGCTCAG AATGCTTTGGCTGGGTGGAAAATAGTGTTCTACATTTCAGCAGCTATACTGACATTTGGTGGAGTATTTTATACGGCCTTTGGTAGTGGTGAACCTCAAGTCTGGTCTAAGGGCATTCCAGAGGGAAAACAGAGAGACCAGAAGAGCATTACATCACCCACGCTTATAAACCATCCTGTCTGGTCACCAGATCCCGATGAATAG